A single Watersipora subatra chromosome 7, tzWatSuba1.1, whole genome shotgun sequence DNA region contains:
- the LOC137399874 gene encoding rab-like protein 3 has protein sequence MSTVDKVRVLIVGDSETGKTSMSHLIAHGSPCERPMSTIGCSTQVKLHDYRAGLPGEKAYFIELWDIGGSRGHEVARSLFYGTVDGIILVHDLTNRKSQTNLHSWLREVSNHRDGGKLRQVLTEYDKDSIASTVIPTIVIGTKLDLLTGGEPSRSFIADDCNAEEINLDCTSNKYLTAGSSNAVKLSKFFDKVIQKTVTGGVSSPTTYPRELYSSGQERKRTYSPSRAYGSPSSYVD, from the exons ATGAGTACAGTGGACAAGGTACGAGTTCTTATAGTTGGTGATAGTGAGACTGGCAAAACATCAATGTCACATTTGATAGCTCATGGTTCACCATGTGAAAGACCAATGTCAACTATCGGCTGTTCTACTCAAGTGAAACTGCATGATTACAGAGCCG GTTTGCCAGGAGAAAAGGCTTATTTCATAGAATTGTGGGACATCGGTGGATCACGTGGACATGAAGTTGCTAGGTCCTTATTCTACGGTACTGTAGATGGTATAATTCTAGTACACGATTTGACAAACAGGAAGTCTCAGACAAACCTTCACTCATGGTTGAGAGAAGTTTCTAACCACAGGGATGGGGGAAAACTTCGTCAG GTCCTAACAGAATATGATAAAGACAGCATAGCAAGTACAGTCATTCCCACCATAGTCATAGGTACCAAACTTGACTTGCTGACAGGTGGAGAACCTTCTAGATCTTTTATCGCTGATGACTGTAATGCTGAGGAAATCAACCTGGACTGCACCTCGAACAA ATACCTGACGGCAGGCTCAAGCAATGCTGTGAAATTGAGCAAGTTTTTTGACAAAGTAATCCAAAAAACAGTGACAGGAGGAGTCTCTAGTCCCACGACTTATCCTCGAGAGCTGTATTCCTCTGGTCAAGAACGAAAGCGCACTTACAGCCCTTCCCGCGCCTATGGCTCACCCTCTAGCTATGTTGACtga
- the LOC137399878 gene encoding centriolar and ciliogenesis-associated protein HYLS1-like gives MAHNYSNGSGSNTTLDFSDTEIRSELSRLGYNNINDEQFEEFKKDLLTLVQVDRSNSSSSRYDISVRSHDQLPPAPRSCNKYDRLYEPPLLSEPSLRGKENANSIYRLHPSLKDRRPLSTANRHCGATDHIVTASGDYRFEGEKSLPIRTTAYTYDIDSSANLLERRHSAEGVRSLAINRLYDDTSLGNGDSHLDDYWYTNDRSLTPELSSRRPEPSQDLPSSDLAHDTDKQLAESFNERLNLSQASQVSLVKRKISTKLSDGTSKVYEESYMKTDSDTDTESECSGETRMRKEMVNYSTSERVDKQPQAVRPSSARYDKSVDPVRSAVIWPEPKPITSRNLVRSDPVNRYLRYQQEWHKTKVPEEKKHKNLRWSVREQMLYKDVIYEKPQKKFVTNKYVVPTDKKRKDLRWRIRADMAAGILPNTH, from the exons ATGGCACACAACTACAGCAATGGGAGCGGCAGTAATACCACTTTAGATTTTTCTGACACAGAAATAAGAAGCGAGTTATCTAGATTGGGGTATAATAATATCAACGATGAACAGTTTGAAGAATTCAAAAAAG ATTTACTCACTCTTGTTCAAGTTGACCGTAGTAACAGTTCAAGTTCTCGCTATGACATTTCTGTTAGATCGCATGATCAGCTCCCACCTGCTCCAAGATCGTGCAATAAATATGACCGATTATATGAACCACCATTATTGAGTGAG CCATCTCTGAGAGGTAAAGAAAATGCGAACTCAATTTACAGACTACACCCATCATTAAAAGACCGGAGGCCTCTGAGCACTGCTAATAGACACTGTGGAGCTACAGATCACATAGTAACAGCTTCTGGTGACTATCGATTTGAAGGAGAGAAAAGCTTACCTATTCGCACAACAGCTTATACGTATGATATTGATTCTAGTGCAAATCTCTTGGAAAGACGGCATTCTGCTGAGGGTGTGAG AAGTTTAGCTATCAACAGACTATATGATGATACATCTCTGGGAAATGGAGATAGCCATCTAGATGACTATTGGTATACAAATGACCGCAGTTTGACCCCTGAACTTTCTTCTCGTCGTCCAGAACCGAG CCAAGATCTGCCCTCTTCTGACCTCGCCCATGACACGGACAAACAACTCGCCGAGAGCTTCAATGAGAGGCTCAACCTTAGCCAGGCTTCACAAGTTTCTCTCGTCAAAAGAAAGATTTCTAC GAAGCTGAGTGATGGCACTTCAAAGGTCTATGAAGAGTCGTATATGAAAACTGACAGCGACACTG ATACAGAGAGTGAGTGTAGTGGGGAGACAAGGATGAGGAAAGAGATGGTGAATTACAGTACATCAGAACGAGTGGATAAACAACCTCAGGCTGTGCGACCATCTTCTGCTCGG TATGACAAGTCAGTGGATCCTGTTAGGTCAGCGGTCATTTGGCCTGAGCCTAAGCCCATAACCTCGAGGAATCTTGTGCGGAGTGACCCAGTCAACAGGTACCTGCGTTATCAGCAGGAGTGGCACAAGACTAAAGTACCTGAAGAAAAGAAGCACAAGAACCTGCGATGGTCTGTCAGAGAGCAAATGCTCTACAAAGATGTAATTTATGAG AAACCTCAGAAGAAGTTTGTTACAAATAAATATGTAGTGCCCACCgacaaaaaaaggaaagacctaCGATGGAGGATAAGGGCAGATATGGCTGCTGGCATACTGCCAAATACGCACTAG